The proteins below are encoded in one region of Deinococcus sedimenti:
- a CDS encoding GAF domain-containing protein has protein sequence MSAAPTPSDEAARLLDLARYRVLDTDREDPFNRITRLAARLLRTPVAVLNFVDQYRQWGKAMVGLTDTEAPREHSFCAWTINGDEPFVVEDARTDPRFHDNPMVTGEPRICMYAGAPLLTPAGHRIGTLCVTDDRPHPLSSEDLHSLQDLAALAMQELELRRLLLDAA, from the coding sequence ATGAGTGCAGCGCCCACCCCCTCCGATGAAGCCGCGCGCCTGCTCGATCTGGCGCGGTACCGCGTGCTCGACACCGATCGGGAAGACCCGTTCAACCGCATCACCCGGCTCGCCGCGCGCCTGCTGCGCACGCCCGTCGCCGTTCTCAACTTCGTTGATCAGTACCGGCAGTGGGGCAAAGCCATGGTCGGCCTGACCGACACCGAGGCGCCCCGGGAACACTCCTTCTGCGCCTGGACGATCAACGGGGACGAGCCGTTCGTGGTCGAGGATGCCCGGACGGATCCCCGCTTTCATGACAACCCCATGGTCACGGGTGAGCCCCGCATCTGCATGTACGCGGGCGCGCCGCTTCTCACTCCGGCCGGTCACCGGATCGGCACGCTGTGCGTGACGGATGACCGCCCACATCCGCTGTCCAGTGAAGACCTGCACAGTCTGCAGGACCTGGCGGCTCTGGCCATGCAGGAACTCGAATTGCGTCGCCTGCTTCTGGACGCCGC